CATAAAAGGAACCAACGGTCCGGATATCAGCAAAAGCAAGGAAGCCGTCAGCGAAATGGCTAAAATAGCGGGAAAGGCTTATGGGAACGGGTCTAAACCGACCCCGGCGCCAAGGCCTGTTAAAATATCAGCTGTTCAGGAACCGGTCCAATCAGGATCGTTCTTTACTAAATTATTATTATTCATCGCCTTATTGATATTCTTCCTAGCCCTGCTGTTTGTTTCCAAATGGGCCGGAGAAAAATTAATATCGGCCATAGCGAAACGCCATACCAATAAAAATATAACTCAGCCAACTGCCCCGCCCATAGGCGGCGCAGATGAGCCCAAAGATAATAAATAAATTAGACAGGACGACTTGATATGAAAAATACCGTCAGATGCGGATTGATACAAGCCTCTAATGTCAAAGGTCCGGAAGCATCAAACCAGGCCATTAAGAAAGCTGCTATTGACAAACACCTTAAGCTTATCAAGCAGGCCGCAGATAAAAAAGTCCAGATAGTTTGCCTGCAGGAACTATTTTATGGCCCATACTTCGCGGCCGAACAAAACTCACGCTGGTATGACTTGGCCGAGAAAGTACCCGGCGGGCCGACCATTTCGCTGCTCCGTAAAATAGCCAAGAAATACAACATGGTTATCGTCGCTCCGGTTTACGAAGAAGAAATGCCCGGCGAATACTATAACACCGCGGCGGTGATTGACGCGGACGGTACCTATCTTGGAAAATACCGCAAAAGCCACCTGCCCCACTGTCATCCGGGGTTCTGGGAAAAGTTCTATTTCCGGCCGGGGAACCTGGGCTACCCGGTATTCCAAACGCGATATGCCAAGGTCGGTGTTTACCTCTGTTATGACCGCCACCATCCTGAAGGTGCCCGGATAATGGGCTTGAAAGGCGCCGAGATACTCTTTAATCCCAATGCCACCGTAGCCGGTCTTTCCGAACATATCTGGAAGCTGGGCATGCCGGCTTATGCGGCCATAAACCAATATTACGTCGGCGTAATTAACCGGGTCGGCCGGGAAAAACCCTGGAATACCGGAGATTTCTACGGCACCAGCTATTTCGCCAACCCGCGCGGCAAGATTATCGCCCAGGCCGGCCGTAATAATGATGAAGTCCTGATAGCTGACCTGGATATGGATTTTATCCGGGAAGTCCGTAATAACTGGCAGTTTTACCGCGACCGGCGGCCGGAAACCTATTCGGAACTGTGCGAATTATAGTCGGCAGTCTGTGAAGAATACTGCCAACTATACTGGGCTGTAACTCCCCTAACCGTACGGGTTGGGGTCGAACAACCCAAGTATAAACCATAACCTAAATTATAAAGTTAAGTTATATTTTAGTTGACTATTATAGTAAGTCAGGTATAAATTTTATAATTAATAATTAATTATCAGGAGGTTAACTATGCGTAAAAAACTCGGACTATTCGTATGTCTGGCACTATTACTCGGTATGGCTATTTTAGTCAATACCGGCGCCAAGGGTTGCACCAGCGCCCTGCAACAGAACAACGAAACCGGCAATAGTTTCGTAGCTGAAGCCCCCTATAACCTGACGGCGACAGCTTCGTCATCCACGCAGGTCGTCCTTACCTGGCAGGAAGATTCGCTATCTGAACAAGGCGTCAGGGTCCAACGGAAGGCCGGAACAACCGGGGTATATATCACTATTGTAAACTTAGGGCGTGATGTGCACAGTTATACCGATACAAGTGTCGCACCGGCTATAAATTATTATTACCGGACCAGGAATTTTTATACAAATGCCGAAAGCGAGTATTCCAATGAAGCCTCGGTAACCACCCCGGATACCGGTTGGGATATGCCTTTCACCTTAAATGGAGCTGGGACTTCTGCTACATCAGCCAGTATTACCTGGAGCGATAATTTCAGTTCAGAGCAAGGGTTCCTTATTGAACGTAAGACCGGCTCGTCCGGAACTTACGCCCAGGTCGGTTCGGTCACGGCTAATGTCATCACTTATACCGATACCACCCTAACCCAAAGTATGACTTATTATTACCGTATTAAGGCTGATTATGCCACTAATAACGGTATCTATTCGCAGGAAACTTTAGCCAGGACATCCGGCATAACATCAGATTTCTGGGCCGCCCTTTCATCAACCAGTGCACCTATATCCAGATCACAACATACTGCAATTTGGGCTGATGGATATGGAATGATTATTTATGGCGGAAATCTCTTTCAAACTGGAGGAATTTATTCTCCAACTGCTAATTCCTGGGCAACGATTAATCCTGTAGGCACTCCTTCTGGCAGACACCATCATACCGCAGTTTGGACCGGAACGCAAATGATTATTTGGGGCGGCGATGATGGAATCCAGACATTAAATACCGGAGGAGTTTACTCTCCCGCCACAAATTCTTGGACAAACATGACGATTACCGACGCGCCGGTAACCAGATCTCAACACAGCGCTATTTGGGCGGGAGATAGAATGATGATATGGGGCGGACAAACGATCAGCAGAACAGGAACTACTACTACTGAAATACTTCTAAAAACAGGCGGTGTTTATTTCCCCGCATCAGACAGATGGGCCAGACCTACCGAATATCCTAATTTCATTGAAGAAAACAGCGTTGGCGCACCAGCCGGACGCCGTTGGCATACAGCCGCCTGGAGTGGCACTTATTTACTCGTTTGGGGCGGCATTGCCGGAGGCGTTGATAACTCCGGTGGACAATATTCCCCAGTAACAGATTTCTGGATAACAGAGCCGATATCAACCAACGGAGCACCCTCAGGTCGATATGCTCATACATCAGTATGGACAGGGTCTAAAATGATTATCTGGGGTGGAACTACGGGTGAAGCTTATTTAAATGATGGGGCAATATACGATCCCGTTGCTAATACCTGGAGTTCTTTAGCCAGCACAGATGCTCCTTCTGCCCGTGTTTATCACTCTGCTGTTTGGACGAACACAAGAATGATTATTTGGGGTGGAGCAAATACATTAGAAGGTTCTCTTAATAGTGGCGGAATATATTACCCTAATGATAACACCTGGATACCTACATCCACCCCTTCAAGTACGACTCTTCCTAAACGTATGGACCATACAGCAGTATGGGATAATAACTCCAAAACGATGATAATTTGGGGCGGAACTGACGGATTAGGAATATTCTATAATAGTGGGGCTAGTTATCTATCACAATAAAACCAGGATTAGATACTATCACCCCTTTTTACCGTCTCAAATATTTTGACATATCCCCATTAACTGTCATAATCCTTCCTTATGAACAACAATATCAAAGTCGGCATCAGTATCCTATCAGCTGATTTCTCCTGCCTGGCAAAAGAGCTGGATAAATGCGAGCGGGCCGGGGTTGATGCCATCCATCTTGACGTCATGGACGGCTATTTCGTGCCCAATATCACCTTCGGCCCGGTGGTCATAAAATCCATCCGCCAGCATACCCAACTGCCTATGGACGCGCACCTGATGATAGAAGCGCCGCACCGTTACATAAACGACTACATCAAATCTGGCGTTGACATCATCACCCTGCACGCCGAATGCTACGGCGAGCTGAAACCCGCGGCCCAGGGCCCGGACAAATTCCCCAAGGAAATAAGCGCCATCTACCCGGACAAAATCCGGCCGGTGCTGGACCAGATACATTCGGCCCACAAGAAAGTTTATATCGCCCTCAACCCCGGCTCGCCCCTGTGCATCCAGAAAATATTAAACGACATCGACGGCGTCCTGATTATGTCGGTCAACCCGGGATTTTCCGGGCAGTCATTCAACGAATCGGTCCTGCCAAAAATAGAATCCCTGCGCCGGATATTCAATGGCGACATCCAGGTTGACGGCGGCGTCAATGACAAGGTCGCTCCGGCCATAATCAAAGCCGGCGCCAGCCATCTGGTCACGGCCAGCTATTTCTTCAGCGCCGCCGACCCGGCCAAAGCCGTAAAATCACTTAGAGCCGCAGATAACCCTCGCTCATAGAGGGTAAGGAGCAATTATGACACACCCGTTATTGGAACTAGCTAAAATCCAGAGCATCTGGTATGACAACATCGAACGGCGCCTGCTCAAGAACGGCGAGCTCAAGCAACTTATCGCCGACGGCATCAGCGGCGTCACTTCCAATCCGTCCATATTCGAAAAAGCCATCCTGTCATCTGCTGATTACGACGCCGACATCGCCCGGCTGGCCAAGTCTGGCAAGTCGCCCGATGATATTTACAACGAACTGACCGTCAGCGACATCGCCGAGGCGGCCGATATGCTCAAGCCCGTCTTTGAACAGTCTAATCATCGGGACGGGTTCGTCAGCATCGAGGTATCGCCCGAATACGCGCACGACAAAGCCAAAACGATAGAATCGGCCAAATACCTCTTCCAGCGGCTGTCCCGCCCTAACATAATGATAAAAATACCGGCCACGGTAGAATGCATCCCGGCCATCAGGGAGCTGATTGCCGACGGCGTCAATATCAACATCACCCTGATATTTTCCCTGGACCATTACCGGGTCGTAGCCGAAGCCTACATCGCCGGTCTGGAAGACCGGCTCAAGCGGAAACTGCCATTGAATAACGTGCACTCCGTAGCCAGCGTCTTCATCAGCCGGATAGACACCCGGCTGGACGCCATCTGCCCGGAACCGGAGCTCAAAGGCAAACCGGCCGTGGCCAATACAAAAGTGATTTACCAGGATTACCGGAAAACATTCTGGTCCGACCGGTTCGACAAACTGGCCAAGGCCGGGGCCAACCGCCAGCGCATCCTCTGGGGCAGCACCAGCACCAAGAACCCGGCATACCCCGATATCAAATACGTCCAGGAAATAATCGCCCCGGACAGCATTAATACCGTCCCGCCGGCCACCATCAAGGCGTTCAAAGACCACGGCCGGCCGGAAATAACCATAGACAAAGATATCGACGGCGCCCGGAAGGTGCTGGAATCGCTCAAACAGCACCGGATAGACATCGTCAAGGAATGCCAGGCCATCCAGGACGAAGGCGTCAAGTCATTCGCCGACGCCTACAAAAAGACCATTGACGCAATTAAATCCAAGACCAGCCAGCTTAAAGGAAAATGATAGCCGAACTGCTCAAAAAATACGCCAAGGACAAAATGTCCTCCCGCCCGCCCCACCCCAAGGAAAAGCACTGGCCGTCCGACGCGGCCAAATGCCTCCGGGCGCTGGTCTACCAATGGCGCGGCGAAAAGGCCCTGCCCACCAACCCGCGGCTGTTCTTCATATTCGCCGACGGCGATATGCACCATAAGGCCATCGTCCAGCAGCTGTCCGATGCCGGCGTCGAAGTGACCATGCGCGAAGCCCCGTTGCGCGACCCCAAACTCAATATCTCCGGCAAGCTCGACGCACTTATCAAGCTGGACGGGCGCTATTACGTACTGGAAATAAAATCCATCAACCGCTGGGGGTTCGAAGAAGTCATCCGGGACGGGCCCAAAGAGGAACACGTCATCCAGCTCCAGCTCTACCTCTACTTCGTCCAGAACATATTCAGGATCGAGGCCAAAAGCGGCATCCTCCTCTACAAGAACAAGGACACCAGCAGTTTCTACGACTTCGATATCCCCTTCGACGAGCGGGTGGTCAACGACTTCCTGGACCGGCTCAAGCAGGTTGAATCAT
This Candidatus Brocadiia bacterium DNA region includes the following protein-coding sequences:
- the tal gene encoding transaldolase — encoded protein: MTHPLLELAKIQSIWYDNIERRLLKNGELKQLIADGISGVTSNPSIFEKAILSSADYDADIARLAKSGKSPDDIYNELTVSDIAEAADMLKPVFEQSNHRDGFVSIEVSPEYAHDKAKTIESAKYLFQRLSRPNIMIKIPATVECIPAIRELIADGVNINITLIFSLDHYRVVAEAYIAGLEDRLKRKLPLNNVHSVASVFISRIDTRLDAICPEPELKGKPAVANTKVIYQDYRKTFWSDRFDKLAKAGANRQRILWGSTSTKNPAYPDIKYVQEIIAPDSINTVPPATIKAFKDHGRPEITIDKDIDGARKVLESLKQHRIDIVKECQAIQDEGVKSFADAYKKTIDAIKSKTSQLKGK
- a CDS encoding ribulose-phosphate 3-epimerase, whose translation is MNNNIKVGISILSADFSCLAKELDKCERAGVDAIHLDVMDGYFVPNITFGPVVIKSIRQHTQLPMDAHLMIEAPHRYINDYIKSGVDIITLHAECYGELKPAAQGPDKFPKEISAIYPDKIRPVLDQIHSAHKKVYIALNPGSPLCIQKILNDIDGVLIMSVNPGFSGQSFNESVLPKIESLRRIFNGDIQVDGGVNDKVAPAIIKAGASHLVTASYFFSAADPAKAVKSLRAADNPRS
- a CDS encoding kelch repeat-containing protein; protein product: MRKKLGLFVCLALLLGMAILVNTGAKGCTSALQQNNETGNSFVAEAPYNLTATASSSTQVVLTWQEDSLSEQGVRVQRKAGTTGVYITIVNLGRDVHSYTDTSVAPAINYYYRTRNFYTNAESEYSNEASVTTPDTGWDMPFTLNGAGTSATSASITWSDNFSSEQGFLIERKTGSSGTYAQVGSVTANVITYTDTTLTQSMTYYYRIKADYATNNGIYSQETLARTSGITSDFWAALSSTSAPISRSQHTAIWADGYGMIIYGGNLFQTGGIYSPTANSWATINPVGTPSGRHHHTAVWTGTQMIIWGGDDGIQTLNTGGVYSPATNSWTNMTITDAPVTRSQHSAIWAGDRMMIWGGQTISRTGTTTTEILLKTGGVYFPASDRWARPTEYPNFIEENSVGAPAGRRWHTAAWSGTYLLVWGGIAGGVDNSGGQYSPVTDFWITEPISTNGAPSGRYAHTSVWTGSKMIIWGGTTGEAYLNDGAIYDPVANTWSSLASTDAPSARVYHSAVWTNTRMIIWGGANTLEGSLNSGGIYYPNDNTWIPTSTPSSTTLPKRMDHTAVWDNNSKTMIIWGGTDGLGIFYNSGASYLSQ
- a CDS encoding nitrilase-related carbon-nitrogen hydrolase, which gives rise to MKNTVRCGLIQASNVKGPEASNQAIKKAAIDKHLKLIKQAADKKVQIVCLQELFYGPYFAAEQNSRWYDLAEKVPGGPTISLLRKIAKKYNMVIVAPVYEEEMPGEYYNTAAVIDADGTYLGKYRKSHLPHCHPGFWEKFYFRPGNLGYPVFQTRYAKVGVYLCYDRHHPEGARIMGLKGAEILFNPNATVAGLSEHIWKLGMPAYAAINQYYVGVINRVGREKPWNTGDFYGTSYFANPRGKIIAQAGRNNDEVLIADLDMDFIREVRNNWQFYRDRRPETYSELCEL
- the cas4 gene encoding CRISPR-associated protein Cas4 is translated as MIAELLKKYAKDKMSSRPPHPKEKHWPSDAAKCLRALVYQWRGEKALPTNPRLFFIFADGDMHHKAIVQQLSDAGVEVTMREAPLRDPKLNISGKLDALIKLDGRYYVLEIKSINRWGFEEVIRDGPKEEHVIQLQLYLYFVQNIFRIEAKSGILLYKNKDTSSFYDFDIPFDERVVNDFLDRLKQVESYIANNTLPDRPYPRTDWHCNYCDYREVCWLGVPEKGTVEITDEELVRAISELIFVKGQRKEFETKEDDLIEIVKEQLRKKQITEARLGSYMINLKESSMRRLDQNKLKEFLKEKLDEFYSETKMERLDIKEDPDL